From the Musa acuminata AAA Group cultivar baxijiao chromosome BXJ3-7, Cavendish_Baxijiao_AAA, whole genome shotgun sequence genome, one window contains:
- the LOC135643542 gene encoding uncharacterized protein LOC135643542 isoform X1, which produces MILRSVPSQFDLQAALLRPENPHRSRRSPRIREAVLPHNKPRGRRRRVEVRVRSSLDGFLQDLVVAFPSLTSLDLLFAPAIGFAAGAAFYFSSLRRGKPSDVDAVVGDWVLFTSPTPFNRSVLLRCPSVSFEDGGELLEGVNESLLRDERHYVNLSSGKIPFARDEGEEGPEEEISYQRACVGTDDGGVISLDWPENLDLGKEHGLDTTVLIVPGTTEGSMDRYVRYFVSDALQHGYFPIVMNPRGCAGSPLTTPRLFTAADSDDVFTALQFISTVRPWTTVMGVGWGYGANMLTKYLAEVGESTVLTAAVCVDNPFDLAEATRSFPHHIALDQKLMSGLIDILQDNKELFQGKAKNFDVGKALSTKSVRDFDGAISIISHGHDTIEDFYSKTSTRQSIQSLKIPVLFIQSDDGTVPTYSIPRSSIAENPFTSLLLCSYLPSSFMATRHSAIFWCQHLAIEWISAVEFTLLKGRHPLLKDADVTINPSKGLAFIDERAPEQNISNGVEGRYNSSPLHLSHKIVDGYINRKLTQPNSVNGLLDDPANSVLKQTDAAAQGKVNGNVDSRSEVQQIESEDDDGTKHINAIDFQNSSADTEMDEEENKVLQTAAVVMNMLDVTMPGALDDEQKEKVLSAVGQGENLVRALQGAVPEDVRGKLTTAVTEIMQTQGKNLNLEGLNRIGWIPNVTSKVNSRIQDTVKISVNENGNDENNSGVGHEGRVQGDLEQLNSVNISISENVEPSEQRTSQSPGLTDDGCEPSQGNSTERVDHVIDETGGEKHKFSQRLGIADKHTEDDNFLNDASYIHYSEEKSTDHNKEQNMPISISNSEESLSSSVSVSDHQVVQKECYEFQKNEDKVNQELHQNSHSSTTSNEALQCSSKPPSLSVTQALDALTGFDDSTQMAVNSVFGVLENMIDQLEKSNNEGDDDEVKKSKDEISQILSPDLPTVNGDDYKRTEQRSNRSSKISNINLSPRHPDNYVNKEDIQPDNTVEDKLGSNCIANSLESSTETRTGGSELNTLGLNPSNNIGKVGPLQNYSLDKAIDPYYWGSPYEAYLQRYISSWFPRSKSSDLDSTTDLFLDPEKGQWKMLDQAGSFSGNIEEGWQNQIINGDTENQHQSSTQSDADSIIETSYAILDSELPEIEQQLTETFDTKGGWDTKEEEMLCLIRNNLLDSLKVEVDRRLSTSNLKELEGDLVDDMKQVADAVTKAIVLDNHLDLKSLSEDSDLEMVNGTLDGEHTVKIISSAIEETRYLKKVLPLGLIVGSLLASLRKYFKIAALHYVDQNKDIEKSGNIQEKHSEEEVYTRNEHLDDEKIQVYNDLTGVDKNSATTNYSKDVVMVRAVTAALGATALLAHHQQKDTYKSSQVMEVPSSVTNIEGSQNEEQTKSEEATQEKNPITIVSSLAEKAMSVAGPVVPTKDDGEVDQERLVAVLAELGQKGGLLRLVGKVALLWGGLRGAMSLTDRLISFLHIAERPLFQRVIWFGCMVLVLWSPVVIPLLPTLVQSWTMRTSNKIAEYACVLGLHVSSMILVVLWGKRIRGYDNPLEQYGLDLREPRVLGFVKGLIGGMAIVMFVHSINGLLGYASLSWPSGSTSLSLKSFINMLLLGVRGIITATGAALAEELLFRSWLLEEVAVELGYYRAIMISGVAFSLIHRSLPSIPGFLLLSLALFGIKQRSNDKIYVPIGVRSGIMITNFTLQTGGFIRYECGTPSWLINTHPLHPFDGVVGLSVCVLLAILFFPRQPQQAKCSKDIQEQNG; this is translated from the exons ATGATCCTCCGATCGGTGCCCTCCCAATTCGATCTCCAAGCCGCGTTGCTCCGTCCCGAGAATCCTCACCGGTCTCGCCGGAGCCCTCGGATCCGGGAGGCGGTCCTCCCCCATAACAAGCCGCGGGGGAGGCGGCGGCGGGTGGAGGTCCGCGTCCGGTCCTCGCTCGATGGCTTCTTACAGGACCTCGTCGTTGCCTTCCCCTCCCTGACCTCCCTCGACCTCCTCTTCGCCCCTGCGATCGGATTTGCCGCTGGTGCCGCTTTTTATTTctcttctttaaggaggggaaagCCGTCTGATGTGGATGCCGTGGTTGGAGATTGGGTTCTGTTCACGAGCCCGACGCCGTTCAACCGGAGCGTCCTCCTCCGGTGCCCTTCGGTGTCATTTGAGGATGGTGGCGAGCTTTTAGAGGGAGTGAACGAGAGTCTTCTCAGGGACGAGCGGCACTACGTGAATCTCAGCAGCGGAAAGATCCCCTTTGCAAGGGACGAGGGAGAAGAGGGGCCTGAGGAGGAGATATCCTACCAGAGGGCCTGCGTGGGGACGGATGATGGAGGGGTTATCTCATTGGATTGGCCCGAAAATTTGGACTTGGGGAAGGAGCATGGGTTGGACACGACAGTGCTCATCGTGCCAGGGACTACTGAAGGGAGCATGGATAGATACGTGAGATATTTCGTATCTGATGCCCTCCAGCATGGTTATTTCCCCATTGTCATGAATCCAAGAGGTTGTGCTGGTTCCCCATTGACTACACCAAG GTTATTCACAGCTGCTGACAGTGATGATGTCTTCACAGCTCTCCAATTCATCAGCACAGTAAGACCCTGGACAACTGTGATGGGTGTTGGCTGGGGTTATGGTGCAAATATGCTGACGAAGTATCTTGCTGAAGTAGGAGAGTCAACTGTCCTAACTGCTGCTGTTTGTGTAGATAATCCATTTGACTTGGCTGAAGCCACAAGGTCATTCCCTCATCATATTGCTTTGGACCAAAAGCTCATGAGTGGGTTGATAGATATTCTGCAAGATAACAAG GAACTCTTTCAAGGTAAAGCTAAAAATTTTGATGTTGGAAAAGCTTTGTCAACAAAATCTGTTCGTGATTTTGATGGAGCTATATCAATTATTTCTCATGGGCATGATACAATTGAGGACTTCTATTCAAAGACCAGTACAAGACAGTCAATACAGAGTCTTAAGATTCCTGTCCTTTTTATACAG AGTGATGATGGGACTGTGCCAACTTACTCTATTCCACGCAGTTCAATAGCAGAAAATCCATTTACAAGCCTGCTTCTTTGTTCTTACTTGCCTTCATCTTTTATGGCAACAAGGCATTCTGCCATTTTTTGGTGCCAACATCTTGCTATTGAG TGGATATCAGCAGTGGAGTTTACACTTCTGAAGGGTCGTCATCCTCTTTTAAAAGATGCTGATGTCACCATCAATccttcaaaaggtttggcatttaTTGATGAGAGAGCACCAGAGCAGAATATTTCCAATGGTGTTGAAGGGAGATACAATTCTTCCCCTTTGCATTTAAGCCATAAGATTGTAGATGGGTATATAAATAGGAAGCTTACCCAGCCAAACTCTGTAAATGGATTGCTTGATGATCCAGCTAATAGTGTGCTTAAGCAAACTGATGCTGCAGCTCAAGGTAAAGTTAATGGTAATGTGGATTCAAGAAGTGAGGTACAGCAGATAGAGAGTGAAGATGATGATGGAACAAAGCATATCAATGCCATTGATTTCCAGAATAGTAGTGCAGATACTGAGATGgatgaagaagaaaacaaagtttTACAAACTGCAGCTGTTGTCATGAATATGCTTGATGTTACAATGCCTGGCGCTCTTGATGATGAACAGAAGGAAAAG GTTCTTTCCGCTGTTGGGCAAGGAGAAAACCTGGTGAGAGCTCTTCAAGGAGCTGTGCCAGAAGATGTACGTGGAAAGCTCACAACTGCTGTTACTGAAATTATGCAAACTCAAGGGAAAAACTTGAATCTTGAAGGACTCAATAGGATTGGTTGGATTCCTAATGTTACGTCAAAGGTAAATTCAAGGATCCAAGATACAGTGAAGATCTCAGTGAATGAGAATGGCAATGATGAGAACAATTCAGGTGTGGGTCATGAGGGGAGGGTGCAAGGTGATCTAGAACAGTTAAATTCGGTCAATATCAGCATTTCAGAAAATGTTGAACCCTCTGAACAGAGAACTTCTCAGTCTCCTGGACTTACTGATGATGGATGTGAACCAAGCCAGGGTAATAGTACGGAGAGGGTTGATCATGTGATAGATGAAACTGGTGGTGAGAAGCACAAGTTCAGTCAAAGACTTGGAATTGCTGATAAGCACACTGAAGATGATAATTTTCTTAATGATGCAAGTTATATCCATTACAGTGAAGAAAAGAGTACAGACCATAACAAAGAACAAAATATGCCAATTTCTATATCTAATTCTGAGGAGTCACTTTCATCAAGTGTGTCAGTATCAGATCACCAGGTTGTGCAGAAAGAATGCTATGAATTTCAGAAGAACGAAGACAAAGTTAATCAGGAATTGCATCAAAATTCACATAGTTCCACAACATCAAATGAAGCTTTACAATGCTCTTCTAAGCCCCCTTCACTCAGTGTCACTCAAGCATTAGATGCCTTGACCGGATTTGATGATTCTACACAGATGGCAGTTAACAGTGTGTTTGGGGTTTTAGAAAACATGATTGACCAGTTAGAGAAAAGTAACAATGAAGGGGATGATGATGAAGTGAAGAAAAGTAAGGATGAGATATCTCAAATTCTATCGCCTGACCTTCCCACCGTCAATGGAGACGATTATAAAAGGACAGAGCAGAGAAGCAATCGATCAAgtaaaatatcaaatataaatCTGTCACCTAGGCATCCTGATAATTATGTAAATAAGGAAGACATTCAACCTGATAACACTGTGGAAGATAAATTGGGTTCGAATTGTATTGCTAATAGCCTTGAATCATCCACAGAAACTAGGACTGGAGGGTCCGAATTAAATACTTTAGGACTTAATCCCTCAAACAATATTGGTAAAGTTGGCCCTTTACAAAATTATTCTCTAGACAAAGCTATTGACCCTTATTATTGGGGCTCACCATATGAAGCATATCTCCAGAGGTATATTTCTTCTTGGTTCCCAAGATCAAAATCATCTGATTTGGATTCAACTACTGATTTATTCCTTGACCCAGAAAAGGGTCAGTGGAAAATGCTAGATCAAGCAGGAAGTTTCAGTGGTAACATAGAAGAAGGCTGGCAAAATCAGATTATCaatggagacaccgaaaatcagcaTCAGTCATCAACGCAAAGTGACGCAGATAGTATTATCGAGACATCATATGCGATTTTAGATTCAGAACTTCCAGAAATTGAACAACAATTAACTGAAACTTTTGATACTAAGGGTGGTTGGGATACAAAAGAAGAGGAAATGCTGTGCTTAATTAGGAACAATTTACTTGATTCTCTGAAGGTTGAAGTTGATCGTAGATTGAGCACTTCCAATTTGAAGGAATTGGAAGGGGATCTTGTAGATGATATGAAACAAGTTGCTGATGCAGTAACTAAAGCAATCGTTCTAGACAATCATTTAGACTTGAAGTCGCTTTCAGAGGATAGCGACCTAGAAATGGTAAATGGTACACTAGATGGAGAACACACTGTCAAAATAATATCTTCTGCAATTGAGGAAACCAGATATTTGAAGAAGGTCCTTCCACTTGGTTTAATTGTTGGTTCACTCTTGGCATCTTTGAGAAAGTACTTCAAGATTGCTGCTTTACATTATGTAGACCAAAACAAAGATATTGAGAAATCTGGAAATATTCAGGAGAAACATTCTGAGGAGGAGGTTTACACCAGGAATGAACATCTTGATGATGAGAAAATTCAAGTTTACAATGATTTAACTGGTGTGGATAAAAACTCTGCCACTACTAATTACAGTAAAGATGTAGTCATGGTTAGAGCAGTTACCGCCGCCTTAGGTGCAACTGCATTATTAGCACACCATCAG CAAAAGGACACTTACAAAAGCAGTCAAGTAATGGAAGTTCCTTCAAGTGTAACTAACATAGAAGGGTCTCAAAATGAGGAGCAGACTAAGTCTGAGGAGGCAACCCAAGAGAAGAATCCAATTACTATTGTGAGCAGTCTAGCTGAGAAAGCAATGTCTGTTGCTGGACCTGTAGTACCGACCAAGGATGATGGGGAAGTGGATCAGGAGAG ACTGGTCGCTGTTCTAGCAGAATTAGGACAGAAGGGTGGATTGTTGAGATTAGTTGGTAAAGTTGCTTTGCTCTGGGGTGGTTTACGTGGTGCTATGAGCTTGACTGACAGGCTCATCTCATTTTTGCATATTGCTGAGCGTCCACTGTTTCAGAG GGTTATTTGGTTCGGCTGCATGGTTCTTGTCTTATGGTCTCCAGTGGTGATTCCCCTACTCCCAACACTAGTACAAAGTTGGACAATGAGGACATCAAATAAAATTGCTGAATATGCATGTGTTTTGGGACTCCATGTTTCTAGTATGATCCTTGTTGTACTTTGGGGTAAAAGAATACGAGGCTATGACAATCCCCTTGAACAATATGGACTGGATCTCAGAGAACCCAGG GTCCTTGGTTTTGTTAAAGGTTTGATTGGAGGAATGGCAATCGTCATGTTTGTACATTCTATCAATGGATTACTAGGATATGCAAGCCTCTCCTGGCCATCGGGTTCCACTTCGTTGTCTCTAAAATCATTCATCAACATGCTACTACTAGGTGTTCGAGGGATTATTACAGCAACAGGTGCTGCTCTAGCTGAGGAGTTGTTGTTTAGGTCATGGCTTCTTGAGGAAGTTGCAGTAGAACTCGGATACTACCGTGCCATTATGATATCTGGAGTTGCATTTTCTCTAATTCACAG GTCCCTACCTTCAATACCTGGATTTTTGCTATTATCTTTGGCACTTTTTGGAATTAAGCAGAGATCAAATGATAAAATCTATGTCCCAATTGGAGTACGTTCTGGGATAATGATCACCAATTTTACCTTGCAAACTGGTGGCTTCATCAGATATGAGTGTGGCACTCCTTCCTGGTTAATTAATACTCATCCTCTGCATCCATTTGACGGTGTTGTTGGACTAAGTGTATGTGTTCTGTTAGCCATTCTTTTCTTTCCAAGGCAACCTCAGCAAGCGAAATGTTCAAAGGATATTCAAGAACAGAATGGATGA
- the LOC135643542 gene encoding uncharacterized protein LOC135643542 isoform X3 has product MGVGWGYGANMLTKYLAEVGESTVLTAAVCVDNPFDLAEATRSFPHHIALDQKLMSGLIDILQDNKELFQGKAKNFDVGKALSTKSVRDFDGAISIISHGHDTIEDFYSKTSTRQSIQSLKIPVLFIQSDDGTVPTYSIPRSSIAENPFTSLLLCSYLPSSFMATRHSAIFWCQHLAIEWISAVEFTLLKGRHPLLKDADVTINPSKGLAFIDERAPEQNISNGVEGRYNSSPLHLSHKIVDGYINRKLTQPNSVNGLLDDPANSVLKQTDAAAQGKVNGNVDSRSEVQQIESEDDDGTKHINAIDFQNSSADTEMDEEENKVLQTAAVVMNMLDVTMPGALDDEQKEKVLSAVGQGENLVRALQGAVPEDVRGKLTTAVTEIMQTQGKNLNLEGLNRIGWIPNVTSKVNSRIQDTVKISVNENGNDENNSGVGHEGRVQGDLEQLNSVNISISENVEPSEQRTSQSPGLTDDGCEPSQGNSTERVDHVIDETGGEKHKFSQRLGIADKHTEDDNFLNDASYIHYSEEKSTDHNKEQNMPISISNSEESLSSSVSVSDHQVVQKECYEFQKNEDKVNQELHQNSHSSTTSNEALQCSSKPPSLSVTQALDALTGFDDSTQMAVNSVFGVLENMIDQLEKSNNEGDDDEVKKSKDEISQILSPDLPTVNGDDYKRTEQRSNRSSKISNINLSPRHPDNYVNKEDIQPDNTVEDKLGSNCIANSLESSTETRTGGSELNTLGLNPSNNIGKVGPLQNYSLDKAIDPYYWGSPYEAYLQRYISSWFPRSKSSDLDSTTDLFLDPEKGQWKMLDQAGSFSGNIEEGWQNQIINGDTENQHQSSTQSDADSIIETSYAILDSELPEIEQQLTETFDTKGGWDTKEEEMLCLIRNNLLDSLKVEVDRRLSTSNLKELEGDLVDDMKQVADAVTKAIVLDNHLDLKSLSEDSDLEMVNGTLDGEHTVKIISSAIEETRYLKKVLPLGLIVGSLLASLRKYFKIAALHYVDQNKDIEKSGNIQEKHSEEEVYTRNEHLDDEKIQVYNDLTGVDKNSATTNYSKDVVMVRAVTAALGATALLAHHQQKDTYKSSQVMEVPSSVTNIEGSQNEEQTKSEEATQEKNPITIVSSLAEKAMSVAGPVVPTKDDGEVDQERLVAVLAELGQKGGLLRLVGKVALLWGGLRGAMSLTDRLISFLHIAERPLFQRVIWFGCMVLVLWSPVVIPLLPTLVQSWTMRTSNKIAEYACVLGLHVSSMILVVLWGKRIRGYDNPLEQYGLDLREPRVLGFVKGLIGGMAIVMFVHSINGLLGYASLSWPSGSTSLSLKSFINMLLLGVRGIITATGAALAEELLFRSWLLEEVAVELGYYRAIMISGVAFSLIHRSLPSIPGFLLLSLALFGIKQRSNDKIYVPIGVRSGIMITNFTLQTGGFIRYECGTPSWLINTHPLHPFDGVVGLSVCVLLAILFFPRQPQQAKCSKDIQEQNG; this is encoded by the exons ATGGGTGTTGGCTGGGGTTATGGTGCAAATATGCTGACGAAGTATCTTGCTGAAGTAGGAGAGTCAACTGTCCTAACTGCTGCTGTTTGTGTAGATAATCCATTTGACTTGGCTGAAGCCACAAGGTCATTCCCTCATCATATTGCTTTGGACCAAAAGCTCATGAGTGGGTTGATAGATATTCTGCAAGATAACAAG GAACTCTTTCAAGGTAAAGCTAAAAATTTTGATGTTGGAAAAGCTTTGTCAACAAAATCTGTTCGTGATTTTGATGGAGCTATATCAATTATTTCTCATGGGCATGATACAATTGAGGACTTCTATTCAAAGACCAGTACAAGACAGTCAATACAGAGTCTTAAGATTCCTGTCCTTTTTATACAG AGTGATGATGGGACTGTGCCAACTTACTCTATTCCACGCAGTTCAATAGCAGAAAATCCATTTACAAGCCTGCTTCTTTGTTCTTACTTGCCTTCATCTTTTATGGCAACAAGGCATTCTGCCATTTTTTGGTGCCAACATCTTGCTATTGAG TGGATATCAGCAGTGGAGTTTACACTTCTGAAGGGTCGTCATCCTCTTTTAAAAGATGCTGATGTCACCATCAATccttcaaaaggtttggcatttaTTGATGAGAGAGCACCAGAGCAGAATATTTCCAATGGTGTTGAAGGGAGATACAATTCTTCCCCTTTGCATTTAAGCCATAAGATTGTAGATGGGTATATAAATAGGAAGCTTACCCAGCCAAACTCTGTAAATGGATTGCTTGATGATCCAGCTAATAGTGTGCTTAAGCAAACTGATGCTGCAGCTCAAGGTAAAGTTAATGGTAATGTGGATTCAAGAAGTGAGGTACAGCAGATAGAGAGTGAAGATGATGATGGAACAAAGCATATCAATGCCATTGATTTCCAGAATAGTAGTGCAGATACTGAGATGgatgaagaagaaaacaaagtttTACAAACTGCAGCTGTTGTCATGAATATGCTTGATGTTACAATGCCTGGCGCTCTTGATGATGAACAGAAGGAAAAG GTTCTTTCCGCTGTTGGGCAAGGAGAAAACCTGGTGAGAGCTCTTCAAGGAGCTGTGCCAGAAGATGTACGTGGAAAGCTCACAACTGCTGTTACTGAAATTATGCAAACTCAAGGGAAAAACTTGAATCTTGAAGGACTCAATAGGATTGGTTGGATTCCTAATGTTACGTCAAAGGTAAATTCAAGGATCCAAGATACAGTGAAGATCTCAGTGAATGAGAATGGCAATGATGAGAACAATTCAGGTGTGGGTCATGAGGGGAGGGTGCAAGGTGATCTAGAACAGTTAAATTCGGTCAATATCAGCATTTCAGAAAATGTTGAACCCTCTGAACAGAGAACTTCTCAGTCTCCTGGACTTACTGATGATGGATGTGAACCAAGCCAGGGTAATAGTACGGAGAGGGTTGATCATGTGATAGATGAAACTGGTGGTGAGAAGCACAAGTTCAGTCAAAGACTTGGAATTGCTGATAAGCACACTGAAGATGATAATTTTCTTAATGATGCAAGTTATATCCATTACAGTGAAGAAAAGAGTACAGACCATAACAAAGAACAAAATATGCCAATTTCTATATCTAATTCTGAGGAGTCACTTTCATCAAGTGTGTCAGTATCAGATCACCAGGTTGTGCAGAAAGAATGCTATGAATTTCAGAAGAACGAAGACAAAGTTAATCAGGAATTGCATCAAAATTCACATAGTTCCACAACATCAAATGAAGCTTTACAATGCTCTTCTAAGCCCCCTTCACTCAGTGTCACTCAAGCATTAGATGCCTTGACCGGATTTGATGATTCTACACAGATGGCAGTTAACAGTGTGTTTGGGGTTTTAGAAAACATGATTGACCAGTTAGAGAAAAGTAACAATGAAGGGGATGATGATGAAGTGAAGAAAAGTAAGGATGAGATATCTCAAATTCTATCGCCTGACCTTCCCACCGTCAATGGAGACGATTATAAAAGGACAGAGCAGAGAAGCAATCGATCAAgtaaaatatcaaatataaatCTGTCACCTAGGCATCCTGATAATTATGTAAATAAGGAAGACATTCAACCTGATAACACTGTGGAAGATAAATTGGGTTCGAATTGTATTGCTAATAGCCTTGAATCATCCACAGAAACTAGGACTGGAGGGTCCGAATTAAATACTTTAGGACTTAATCCCTCAAACAATATTGGTAAAGTTGGCCCTTTACAAAATTATTCTCTAGACAAAGCTATTGACCCTTATTATTGGGGCTCACCATATGAAGCATATCTCCAGAGGTATATTTCTTCTTGGTTCCCAAGATCAAAATCATCTGATTTGGATTCAACTACTGATTTATTCCTTGACCCAGAAAAGGGTCAGTGGAAAATGCTAGATCAAGCAGGAAGTTTCAGTGGTAACATAGAAGAAGGCTGGCAAAATCAGATTATCaatggagacaccgaaaatcagcaTCAGTCATCAACGCAAAGTGACGCAGATAGTATTATCGAGACATCATATGCGATTTTAGATTCAGAACTTCCAGAAATTGAACAACAATTAACTGAAACTTTTGATACTAAGGGTGGTTGGGATACAAAAGAAGAGGAAATGCTGTGCTTAATTAGGAACAATTTACTTGATTCTCTGAAGGTTGAAGTTGATCGTAGATTGAGCACTTCCAATTTGAAGGAATTGGAAGGGGATCTTGTAGATGATATGAAACAAGTTGCTGATGCAGTAACTAAAGCAATCGTTCTAGACAATCATTTAGACTTGAAGTCGCTTTCAGAGGATAGCGACCTAGAAATGGTAAATGGTACACTAGATGGAGAACACACTGTCAAAATAATATCTTCTGCAATTGAGGAAACCAGATATTTGAAGAAGGTCCTTCCACTTGGTTTAATTGTTGGTTCACTCTTGGCATCTTTGAGAAAGTACTTCAAGATTGCTGCTTTACATTATGTAGACCAAAACAAAGATATTGAGAAATCTGGAAATATTCAGGAGAAACATTCTGAGGAGGAGGTTTACACCAGGAATGAACATCTTGATGATGAGAAAATTCAAGTTTACAATGATTTAACTGGTGTGGATAAAAACTCTGCCACTACTAATTACAGTAAAGATGTAGTCATGGTTAGAGCAGTTACCGCCGCCTTAGGTGCAACTGCATTATTAGCACACCATCAG CAAAAGGACACTTACAAAAGCAGTCAAGTAATGGAAGTTCCTTCAAGTGTAACTAACATAGAAGGGTCTCAAAATGAGGAGCAGACTAAGTCTGAGGAGGCAACCCAAGAGAAGAATCCAATTACTATTGTGAGCAGTCTAGCTGAGAAAGCAATGTCTGTTGCTGGACCTGTAGTACCGACCAAGGATGATGGGGAAGTGGATCAGGAGAG ACTGGTCGCTGTTCTAGCAGAATTAGGACAGAAGGGTGGATTGTTGAGATTAGTTGGTAAAGTTGCTTTGCTCTGGGGTGGTTTACGTGGTGCTATGAGCTTGACTGACAGGCTCATCTCATTTTTGCATATTGCTGAGCGTCCACTGTTTCAGAG GGTTATTTGGTTCGGCTGCATGGTTCTTGTCTTATGGTCTCCAGTGGTGATTCCCCTACTCCCAACACTAGTACAAAGTTGGACAATGAGGACATCAAATAAAATTGCTGAATATGCATGTGTTTTGGGACTCCATGTTTCTAGTATGATCCTTGTTGTACTTTGGGGTAAAAGAATACGAGGCTATGACAATCCCCTTGAACAATATGGACTGGATCTCAGAGAACCCAGG GTCCTTGGTTTTGTTAAAGGTTTGATTGGAGGAATGGCAATCGTCATGTTTGTACATTCTATCAATGGATTACTAGGATATGCAAGCCTCTCCTGGCCATCGGGTTCCACTTCGTTGTCTCTAAAATCATTCATCAACATGCTACTACTAGGTGTTCGAGGGATTATTACAGCAACAGGTGCTGCTCTAGCTGAGGAGTTGTTGTTTAGGTCATGGCTTCTTGAGGAAGTTGCAGTAGAACTCGGATACTACCGTGCCATTATGATATCTGGAGTTGCATTTTCTCTAATTCACAG GTCCCTACCTTCAATACCTGGATTTTTGCTATTATCTTTGGCACTTTTTGGAATTAAGCAGAGATCAAATGATAAAATCTATGTCCCAATTGGAGTACGTTCTGGGATAATGATCACCAATTTTACCTTGCAAACTGGTGGCTTCATCAGATATGAGTGTGGCACTCCTTCCTGGTTAATTAATACTCATCCTCTGCATCCATTTGACGGTGTTGTTGGACTAAGTGTATGTGTTCTGTTAGCCATTCTTTTCTTTCCAAGGCAACCTCAGCAAGCGAAATGTTCAAAGGATATTCAAGAACAGAATGGATGA